One segment of Nostoc flagelliforme CCNUN1 DNA contains the following:
- a CDS encoding photosystem II protein Y — MDIDYRIAIVLAPVVIAASWAVFNIGAAALRQIQGFLDREA; from the coding sequence ATGGATATCGATTACCGTATAGCGATCGTTTTAGCACCAGTTGTCATTGCTGCTAGCTGGGCAGTGTTTAATATTGGCGCTGCGGCTTTAAGACAAATTCAAGGCTTTTTGGATAGAGAAGCTTAA
- a CDS encoding pilus assembly protein PilO, with product MTLSDDLNFGEQGGEFDQETPASPVLFGIAFTPKIIGILVGVIGLAGAGYILLNLLMPALESYRQQQAKSSELQGQIEQKKASIKEIGKVKDELAQAKQQKVQVLGLFANEKSLDTLLLDMNRLVESGNTPTSVNAVRAKLKKFVPVSQKPEPVTDGTLGLQVDGKLQRSSINAEITGTYEQTQSIMRNIERLQPLLIVKDYQATLAPVESRSPLDKTPVQVGPAAINTSFQLQVLMPLSPEEIAAAAAAKTAPKK from the coding sequence ATGACGCTGAGTGATGATTTAAATTTTGGCGAACAAGGTGGGGAATTCGATCAGGAAACGCCAGCATCCCCCGTGCTATTTGGTATTGCCTTTACACCAAAAATTATTGGCATATTGGTGGGGGTAATTGGTTTAGCAGGAGCAGGTTATATATTGTTAAACCTGCTGATGCCAGCTTTGGAAAGCTATCGGCAACAGCAAGCCAAAAGCTCTGAATTGCAAGGGCAAATTGAACAGAAAAAAGCCAGTATCAAAGAAATTGGCAAAGTTAAAGACGAGCTAGCACAGGCAAAACAGCAAAAAGTTCAGGTTCTAGGTTTATTCGCTAACGAAAAAAGCTTAGATACATTGCTGTTGGATATGAACCGCTTAGTTGAGTCTGGCAATACTCCAACTTCTGTTAATGCAGTGAGAGCCAAACTGAAGAAATTTGTGCCAGTTTCCCAAAAACCAGAACCAGTTACCGATGGAACTCTAGGGCTACAGGTTGACGGTAAGCTGCAACGCAGCAGTATCAATGCTGAAATTACAGGAACTTATGAGCAAACACAATCGATAATGCGTAACATTGAGCGTTTACAGCCTTTGTTAATAGTTAAAGATTATCAAGCAACTTTGGCTCCAGTAGAGTCAAGATCCCCATTGGATAAAACGCCTGTACAGGTAGGCCCAGCAGCGATTAATACATCATTTCAGTTACAGGTATTGATGCCACTGAGTCCAGAAGAAATAGCAGCGGCAGCAGCAGCTAAAACTGCTCCGAAAAAGTAG
- a CDS encoding VOC family protein: MHHASIRTANIHRAIAFYEHLGFTISERFTTGYTLACWMEGLGGRIELIQIPEPKPAPDAFADEHYVGYYHLSFDLTEITPDLPSWLTNLQERVSLAAESQTEELQPLKVLLEPTQQQIGDRIYEVAFIADTDGLPLEFIRVLAKLP, from the coding sequence ATGCACCACGCTTCTATTCGGACTGCGAATATTCATCGAGCGATCGCTTTCTACGAACATTTAGGGTTTACAATTTCGGAACGCTTTACTACAGGCTACACCCTAGCTTGCTGGATGGAAGGATTGGGCGGCAGAATTGAACTGATCCAAATTCCCGAACCAAAACCAGCCCCAGATGCTTTTGCTGACGAGCATTATGTGGGGTATTATCATCTCTCGTTCGATTTAACTGAGATTACACCAGATTTACCTAGCTGGTTGACAAATTTACAAGAGCGTGTATCACTGGCGGCTGAGAGTCAAACTGAAGAATTACAACCGTTGAAAGTACTTTTAGAACCGACACAACAGCAAATAGGCGATCGCATTTACGAAGTGGCTTTCATCGCCGATACCGATGGCTTACCTCTCGAATTCATTCGAGTTTTAGCAAAACTCCCATAA
- a CDS encoding PilN domain-containing protein yields the protein MYSLDVNFLKDRPAYQKKPEGKGGISLKFPTGNLTLLYVGVAVGVGLPALLVLGWWFLQGKIVELDGQIAQLDQESKRLDTEIGNINKIKDETKAVKGETQALVTVFDQIRPWSAMLQDLRDRIPAAVQIKTIRQTPPIPAAEGKPASNPAGGLEITGLARSFNDVNDFLLSLQQSQFLKSTESRILTATLVDVPLPPGVGQPTNSVIIKPPQVVEYTIQSSLNDVPASELIRELEKKGTVGLVTRIRSMQQTGVISK from the coding sequence ATGTACAGCCTAGATGTTAACTTTCTTAAAGATCGCCCAGCATACCAGAAAAAACCTGAAGGAAAGGGAGGAATATCCCTAAAGTTTCCTACGGGGAATTTGACACTACTGTATGTGGGAGTTGCAGTGGGCGTAGGTCTTCCAGCTTTATTGGTACTTGGTTGGTGGTTTTTGCAAGGCAAGATTGTTGAATTAGATGGTCAAATTGCACAACTAGACCAAGAAAGCAAGAGGTTAGATACAGAAATAGGAAATATTAATAAAATCAAAGACGAGACGAAGGCAGTTAAAGGAGAAACCCAAGCTTTAGTCACTGTATTTGACCAAATTCGACCTTGGTCAGCAATGCTGCAAGATTTGCGCGATCGCATCCCAGCAGCAGTGCAAATTAAGACCATCAGGCAAACCCCACCCATTCCGGCAGCGGAAGGTAAGCCAGCAAGCAATCCCGCCGGAGGGTTAGAAATTACCGGATTGGCTCGGTCTTTTAACGATGTCAATGATTTTTTATTGAGTCTACAACAGTCTCAATTCTTGAAGTCCACAGAAAGCAGAATTCTGACGGCAACGTTAGTAGATGTTCCTTTACCACCAGGTGTGGGTCAACCTACTAATAGTGTAATAATTAAGCCGCCACAAGTAGTTGAATACACTATCCAATCAAGTCTGAACGATGTTCCAGCTTCGGAATTAATCCGGGAGTTGGAAAAAAAAGGCACAGTGGGGTTAGTGACTAGAATTCGTAGTATGCAACAAACAGGAGTCATTTCAAAATGA
- a CDS encoding gamma carbonic anhydrase family protein, with product MSTASYWTSPDFSQAAFIAANAVVMGSVNIAAGVSIWYGAVVRGDVERIKIGECTNIQDGAILHCDPGFPTILEDHVTVGHRAVVHSAYIERGSLIGIGAVILDGVRVGAGSIIGAGAVVTKNVPPLSLVVGIPGKILRQITEAEAAELIEHAQRYQKLALVHAGKGTDIGFSKA from the coding sequence GTGTCTACCGCTTCTTACTGGACATCTCCTGATTTTTCTCAAGCTGCCTTCATCGCAGCCAACGCTGTTGTTATGGGTTCGGTAAATATAGCAGCAGGGGTAAGCATTTGGTATGGAGCAGTGGTCAGGGGAGATGTGGAACGCATTAAAATTGGCGAATGCACAAATATTCAGGATGGTGCAATTTTACATTGCGATCCTGGTTTTCCCACAATTTTAGAAGATCATGTTACCGTCGGGCATCGGGCTGTGGTACATTCCGCTTACATTGAGCGTGGAAGTTTGATTGGCATAGGCGCAGTGATTTTAGATGGGGTAAGAGTGGGCGCTGGTAGCATTATCGGTGCTGGTGCAGTGGTAACTAAAAATGTACCGCCTTTGTCCCTAGTTGTCGGTATTCCTGGCAAAATATTACGCCAAATAACAGAGGCTGAAGCCGCAGAACTGATTGAACACGCCCAACGTTACCAAAAATTAGCTTTAGTTCATGCTGGTAAGGGTACTGATATTGGTTTTAGCAAGGCTTAG
- a CDS encoding ABC transporter substrate-binding protein → MIQLRKFKQLVAFTLLGLLTSWIVSCSTSNVSTGTKQATSGAATIEFWTMQLQPQFTGYFKSLIANFESQNPGIKINWVDVPWAAMENKILTAVSAKTPPDVVNLNPGFASQLAGRNAWLDLDAKVPNEVRSSYLANIWESCTLNGKSFGIPWYLTTRLTIYNTDLLKQAGINKSPATYAELAQAAQQIKDKTGKYAFFVTFVPQDSGEVLESFVQMGVTLIDAEGKAAFNSAPGKAAFQYWVDLYKKGLLPKEALTQGHRHAIDLYQSGETAFLASGPEFLKTIANNAPKIAQASGIAPQLTGDTGKKNVAVMNMVIPRDSKQPDASVKFALFVTNDENQLAFAKAANVLPSTIKALSDSYFKDVPANASTVEKARVITAQQLQQAEILTPTLKDSKKLQKAVYENLQAAMLGQKTVDKAVEDAAQEWNSTRI, encoded by the coding sequence ATGATTCAATTGCGAAAATTTAAACAACTTGTTGCTTTTACACTGCTTGGCTTATTAACCAGTTGGATTGTAAGTTGCAGCACAAGTAATGTTAGTACAGGTACAAAACAGGCTACTTCAGGGGCGGCAACTATTGAGTTTTGGACGATGCAACTCCAACCTCAATTTACCGGCTACTTCAAAAGCCTAATTGCGAATTTTGAATCACAAAATCCAGGTATAAAGATTAACTGGGTCGATGTACCTTGGGCGGCGATGGAGAACAAAATATTAACAGCTGTCTCCGCAAAAACGCCACCTGATGTAGTTAACCTGAACCCTGGTTTTGCTTCCCAACTTGCGGGACGAAATGCCTGGTTAGATTTAGATGCGAAAGTCCCAAACGAAGTACGTTCCTCCTATCTAGCGAATATCTGGGAATCTTGTACGCTGAATGGCAAGAGTTTTGGGATTCCCTGGTATCTCACCACACGGCTAACCATTTATAACACCGATTTATTAAAACAGGCAGGTATCAATAAATCACCTGCAACCTACGCAGAATTGGCACAAGCAGCGCAACAAATTAAAGATAAAACTGGCAAATATGCCTTTTTTGTGACTTTCGTACCGCAAGATTCTGGTGAAGTGCTGGAATCTTTCGTGCAAATGGGAGTCACTCTAATTGATGCTGAGGGAAAAGCGGCGTTTAATTCAGCACCAGGTAAGGCAGCGTTTCAGTATTGGGTAGACTTGTATAAAAAAGGCTTACTTCCTAAAGAAGCTTTGACGCAAGGACATCGCCACGCGATCGATTTATACCAATCTGGAGAGACTGCATTTCTAGCTTCTGGGCCAGAGTTTCTGAAAACGATCGCTAATAATGCCCCGAAAATTGCTCAAGCTTCGGGAATAGCACCTCAACTCACTGGTGACACAGGTAAGAAAAATGTCGCGGTGATGAATATGGTTATTCCCCGTGATAGCAAACAACCAGACGCTTCTGTTAAGTTTGCTTTATTTGTCACCAATGACGAAAATCAGTTAGCCTTTGCTAAAGCTGCAAATGTTCTACCTTCTACAATCAAAGCATTGTCTGATAGTTACTTTAAAGATGTTCCAGCTAATGCTTCAACAGTAGAAAAAGCGCGAGTTATCACTGCCCAACAACTGCAACAGGCAGAAATATTAACTCCTACTTTGAAGGATTCCAAAAAATTGCAAAAAGCAGTTTACGAAAACTTGCAAGCAGCAATGTTAGGGCAAAAGACTGTGGATAAAGCTGTAGAGGATGCGGCGCAGGAGTGGAACAGTACTAGGATTTAG
- the pilM gene encoding type IV pilus assembly protein PilM: MVKSFKSLFGKSKKGVGIELAPERVNVVQLRKQGQGLKLETFTSVAVPEGVVIDGQITDPAAMAQLIQQALTESKIKTSRVATGVPGRDSIVRIIPVPAELDDKELREMVLNHEAGLYLPYPREEADVDYQKLGYFQDEDGIEKVHVLLVATRKEITDTYISTFEQAGLQIDVLEINSFALIRTIREQLRQFGPQEAAVLVDIEFDSTEIAIIVNGVPQFSRTVPIGTYQMQTALARAMSLPTSRDMELLHGMVIPQTSLDGGKTGVTEINPGMAAILRVLGELTDELRRSIDFYLNQSENLEVAQIILAGPGGGLQQLDEFFTQRLSLPTTQIDPIVALSLAVDTDKYPQVERSGLAIVLGLGMREV; the protein is encoded by the coding sequence GTGGTAAAAAGCTTCAAAAGTCTGTTTGGCAAATCAAAAAAAGGGGTCGGCATTGAACTTGCTCCCGAAAGGGTGAATGTAGTTCAGCTACGCAAGCAGGGTCAAGGCTTGAAGCTAGAAACCTTTACATCGGTAGCAGTTCCAGAAGGCGTAGTTATCGATGGTCAAATCACCGACCCCGCAGCAATGGCGCAATTAATCCAGCAGGCGCTAACTGAGAGCAAAATCAAAACTTCTCGCGTTGCCACTGGTGTACCAGGGCGAGATTCCATCGTTCGGATCATACCAGTGCCAGCAGAGTTAGATGATAAAGAACTGCGAGAAATGGTTCTCAACCATGAAGCAGGTTTGTATTTACCCTATCCTCGTGAAGAGGCTGATGTAGATTATCAGAAACTTGGGTACTTTCAAGATGAGGATGGCATTGAAAAAGTACACGTACTTCTAGTAGCCACCCGTAAGGAGATAACGGATACCTATATAAGTACATTCGAGCAGGCAGGATTACAAATCGATGTTTTAGAAATTAACAGTTTTGCTCTAATTCGGACTATTCGTGAGCAATTGCGACAATTTGGGCCGCAAGAAGCAGCAGTACTAGTTGATATAGAGTTCGACAGTACAGAAATCGCCATCATCGTTAACGGAGTGCCACAATTTTCACGCACAGTCCCAATCGGGACTTATCAAATGCAAACTGCCTTAGCAAGGGCAATGAGCTTACCCACATCACGAGATATGGAACTGTTACACGGAATGGTGATTCCCCAAACTTCTTTAGACGGCGGGAAAACTGGGGTTACTGAAATCAATCCTGGTATGGCAGCCATATTAAGAGTATTGGGAGAACTAACTGATGAACTGCGCCGTTCCATCGATTTTTACCTCAATCAAAGTGAAAATTTGGAGGTAGCGCAGATTATATTAGCTGGCCCAGGAGGTGGACTCCAACAGCTAGATGAATTCTTTACCCAACGATTGAGCTTGCCAACTACCCAAATAGATCCAATCGTAGCTCTGTCTTTGGCAGTTGACACTGATAAATATCCACAGGTGGAACGCTCTGGCTTGGCGATCGTACTTGGTCTAGGAATGCGGGAGGTGTAA
- a CDS encoding M16 family metallopeptidase, with protein sequence MPSTLTQNVRKTVLENGLTVLTKEVHTAPVVTVQVWYKVGSRNEEPGVNGIAHQLEHMMFKGTLNRPIQFGRLFSALGSDSNAFTSYDQTAYYGTVERNKLKALLVLEADRMQNSQIEPEQLANEKRVVISELQGYENSPEYRLNRAVMQAVFPNHAYGLPVGGTKADVEKFEVEQVEKYYRNFYSPDNAVLVVVGDFQTANTLQTIKEVFGKLPKKVRSEELGIRSKNTFTSSPSSPIVLREAGAGRLLQAVYPLPDANQPDVPALDVMDYILTEGRNSRLYQALVESGLASEVTASVTSLRESGWYEVLVTAGSKQDLKKIDSVLSSAIANVAEKGVSSEEVERAKTQLTADVILSNRDITSQAMRLGTDETTVGDYHYTDRYLAAVRLVKPTDIVAVINKYLTKGAKTVGFFEPTQKQITEGGDKPDSAQTTENFSPGAPVLPSEVMKYLPPVDLATDAIAQVLPQEFKFTNGLRLLLLPDHSTPTVTLSGHIKAGTEFDPEDKAGLAAFVADNLLNGTKSKDDLTIAKLLAERGASLDFHSYREGVHIEGDSLAEDLPILLEILADVVKNSTFPAKELELHRQQTLTDLQQELDEPSEVARRVFVQSIYPKKHPLHTFPTEESLQKIQRQDVIDFKAKHYRPDTTVLALVGDFDLDKVRSLIKNEFGNWEVSGQAPTLKYPPVSTPQKIVSVNPVLSGKAQAVTYMGYTGINRYDPRFHAALVLNQILGGDTLSSRLGAEVRDRQGLSYGIYSSFQAGKNAGTFLIEMQTSPEDSRKAIASTRQILQQIHQQGVTALEVETAKRTLISNYNVLLANPEELTDRILMNEVYGLDKGELHSFTDKIQKVSLTQVNQAARELLHPDQIVVVTAGPSVLAEKSIR encoded by the coding sequence ATGCCCTCAACACTGACACAAAATGTCCGTAAGACAGTGCTGGAAAATGGTCTAACTGTACTGACAAAGGAAGTACATACTGCGCCAGTAGTGACGGTGCAGGTGTGGTACAAGGTTGGCTCACGCAACGAAGAACCGGGCGTGAATGGCATTGCCCACCAGTTGGAACACATGATGTTTAAAGGTACTCTAAACCGTCCAATTCAATTTGGCCGTTTGTTTAGTGCTTTAGGTAGTGATTCCAATGCTTTCACCAGCTACGATCAAACTGCATATTACGGTACTGTAGAACGAAACAAGCTAAAAGCGCTCTTAGTGCTGGAAGCAGACAGGATGCAAAATTCCCAGATTGAGCCAGAACAACTGGCGAATGAGAAGCGGGTAGTAATTTCCGAGTTGCAGGGTTACGAAAATAGCCCCGAATATCGCCTCAACCGCGCCGTCATGCAGGCGGTGTTTCCCAATCATGCTTATGGATTGCCTGTAGGTGGTACTAAAGCTGATGTCGAGAAATTTGAGGTTGAGCAGGTAGAAAAATATTACCGCAATTTTTACAGTCCCGATAATGCCGTCTTAGTGGTTGTTGGAGATTTTCAAACTGCCAATACTCTCCAAACAATTAAAGAGGTGTTTGGCAAACTACCAAAGAAAGTGAGGAGTGAGGAGTTAGGAATTAGGAGTAAAAATACTTTTACCTCATCCCCCTCATCCCCGATAGTATTGCGAGAAGCGGGAGCAGGGCGGCTGTTACAAGCGGTGTATCCGCTACCGGATGCAAATCAACCAGATGTGCCTGCGCTGGATGTGATGGATTACATCTTGACAGAGGGACGGAATTCCAGACTTTATCAGGCATTGGTGGAATCAGGTTTAGCTAGTGAGGTTACAGCCTCCGTTACCAGTTTGCGAGAATCTGGCTGGTATGAGGTGTTGGTGACGGCTGGTTCTAAACAAGATTTGAAAAAAATTGACTCAGTGTTGAGTAGCGCGATCGCTAATGTAGCAGAAAAAGGCGTGAGTTCTGAAGAAGTAGAACGAGCCAAAACTCAATTAACAGCAGATGTAATTTTGAGTAACCGTGATATCACTTCTCAAGCAATGCGCTTAGGCACTGATGAGACAACAGTTGGTGATTATCACTACACAGACCGCTATTTGGCTGCTGTCCGTCTGGTGAAGCCGACGGATATTGTCGCTGTGATTAACAAATATTTGACAAAAGGAGCCAAGACAGTAGGCTTTTTTGAACCAACCCAGAAGCAGATCACAGAAGGTGGTGATAAACCAGACTCAGCCCAAACTACAGAAAATTTTTCTCCTGGCGCACCTGTGCTTCCTTCTGAGGTGATGAAGTACTTACCGCCTGTGGATTTGGCTACAGATGCAATCGCCCAAGTGTTACCACAGGAATTCAAATTTACTAACGGTTTGCGGTTATTACTGTTACCCGATCATAGTACTCCCACCGTTACCCTGAGCGGACACATTAAAGCTGGGACGGAATTTGATCCTGAGGATAAAGCTGGACTAGCTGCTTTTGTGGCAGACAATTTGCTAAATGGCACTAAGAGTAAGGATGACTTAACTATTGCCAAACTCTTGGCAGAACGAGGGGCGAGTTTAGACTTTCATTCCTACCGCGAAGGTGTGCATATTGAGGGTGATAGTTTAGCAGAGGATTTGCCGATACTCCTTGAGATATTGGCAGATGTTGTAAAAAATAGTACCTTTCCAGCCAAAGAGTTAGAACTGCATCGCCAACAAACTTTAACTGACTTACAACAGGAATTAGATGAGCCATCAGAAGTAGCCAGAAGAGTATTTGTTCAGTCGATTTACCCGAAAAAACATCCCTTACATACTTTTCCCACAGAGGAAAGTTTACAGAAGATTCAGCGCCAAGATGTGATTGATTTCAAAGCTAAACATTATCGTCCAGACACGACAGTGTTGGCGCTAGTAGGAGATTTTGATCTAGACAAAGTGCGATCGCTGATTAAAAATGAGTTTGGTAATTGGGAAGTTAGCGGCCAAGCACCGACATTAAAATATCCTCCGGTGTCAACGCCACAGAAAATAGTCAGTGTCAACCCAGTTTTATCAGGTAAAGCCCAAGCTGTGACATATATGGGTTATACAGGTATTAACCGTTACGATCCTCGGTTTCACGCAGCCTTAGTATTGAACCAGATTTTGGGAGGCGATACCTTATCTAGTAGACTAGGTGCAGAAGTGCGCGATCGCCAAGGTTTGAGCTATGGAATTTATAGCTCCTTCCAAGCCGGGAAGAATGCAGGCACATTTTTGATAGAAATGCAAACTAGTCCTGAAGATAGCAGAAAAGCGATCGCTAGCACCCGCCAAATACTACAGCAAATCCATCAACAAGGCGTTACCGCGCTGGAAGTAGAAACAGCTAAACGCACCCTCATAAGTAACTACAACGTTTTGCTGGCAAACCCAGAGGAATTAACAGATAGAATTCTGATGAATGAGGTGTATGGACTAGATAAAGGAGAATTGCACTCCTTCACTGACAAAATCCAGAAAGTCAGCCTTACCCAAGTTAATCAAGCGGCTCGTGAGTTACTCCACCCAGATCAAATTGTAGTCGTTACTGCTGGGCCATCTGTTTTAGCAGAAAAAAGCATTAGGTAG
- a CDS encoding bifunctional folylpolyglutamate synthase/dihydrofolate synthase: MNIDSVIQPLQRFGVHLGLDRILNLLANLGNPHHQVPVIHVAGTNGKGSVCAYLSSVLTEAGYRTGRYTSPHLVDWTERICLNEQPISSEELSQLFQQVQAVIRPEDQSATQFEVITAAAWLYFAQQQVDVAVVEVGLGGRLDATNVCLEPLVTIITSISREHWQQLGPTVADIAREKAGILKPGCPVVVGALPPDAQKVVRSRALELQCPIFTPQPARQIATGWAEYQTIQNSNLIKYPLPLAGQIQLANSALAIAALEILQQQGWQISEEAITNGMAKTKWPGRMQWVTWKNHKLLLDGAHNTAAAEVLRQYVDSLNAVNLKPVNWIMGMFSDKDHADIFTALLRPGDRLFLVPIPIESWPGRTSADLDYLANLAYSLCPELSDRQIHPDLLTALETATSTATTEDLIVLCGSLYLVGDFLATAISISSLQ; encoded by the coding sequence TTGAACATCGATTCTGTAATACAACCCCTGCAACGCTTTGGTGTCCATCTGGGACTCGATCGCATCCTCAACCTTTTAGCAAATCTTGGTAATCCTCATCACCAAGTCCCGGTAATTCATGTTGCTGGCACTAATGGTAAAGGTTCAGTCTGTGCTTATCTTTCCTCGGTACTCACTGAGGCTGGTTATCGTACAGGACGTTATACGTCCCCCCATTTAGTCGATTGGACGGAACGTATTTGTCTGAATGAACAGCCAATTTCCTCTGAGGAATTGAGCCAATTATTCCAACAAGTCCAAGCGGTTATTCGCCCTGAAGACCAATCGGCAACTCAGTTTGAAGTAATTACGGCGGCTGCTTGGTTATATTTTGCCCAGCAACAAGTTGATGTGGCTGTGGTAGAAGTCGGGCTAGGAGGGCGCTTGGATGCTACCAATGTTTGTCTAGAACCCCTCGTTACGATCATCACTTCCATCAGCCGGGAACACTGGCAGCAACTTGGCCCTACTGTTGCTGACATTGCTAGAGAAAAAGCTGGTATCCTCAAACCTGGATGCCCTGTTGTGGTTGGAGCATTGCCACCGGATGCCCAGAAAGTTGTGCGATCGCGTGCTTTAGAATTACAATGCCCGATTTTTACGCCTCAACCCGCCCGTCAAATCGCTACAGGATGGGCAGAATATCAAACAATTCAAAATTCAAACTTAATTAAATACCCTTTGCCATTAGCGGGACAAATTCAATTAGCAAATTCAGCTTTGGCAATAGCAGCTTTAGAAATTCTGCAACAACAGGGTTGGCAGATTTCTGAAGAAGCCATAACTAACGGTATGGCAAAAACTAAATGGCCAGGGCGGATGCAATGGGTTACTTGGAAAAACCATAAATTATTACTTGATGGCGCTCATAATACCGCCGCCGCCGAAGTTCTTCGCCAGTATGTCGATAGCTTAAACGCAGTTAACCTTAAGCCAGTCAATTGGATTATGGGAATGTTTTCCGATAAGGATCATGCTGATATTTTTACCGCCCTACTGCGCCCAGGCGATCGCCTTTTTTTAGTACCAATACCAATAGAATCTTGGCCAGGTAGAACTTCTGCTGATTTAGACTACTTAGCAAACCTAGCTTACAGCCTTTGTCCAGAATTAAGCGATCGCCAAATCCATCCAGATTTACTCACAGCACTAGAAACCGCAACCTCAACCGCTACCACAGAAGACTTAATCGTTTTATGCGGTTCCCTTTATCTAGTAGGCGATTTTTTAGCAACAGCTATATCTATAAGTTCACTACAATGA
- a CDS encoding TIGR02652 family protein, which yields MNPGLQYPMFGPEIQCPHCRQTIPALTLTDTYLCTRHGAFEANPKNGELIHLQSGRHWRRWNNEWYRQHTHPDGIRFEIHEALDKLYTQGFRATRVIIARRYQELMSGYLERSTPWRSGQPEATAARLYGLPVEFSPDTSDDPCWEVINFDLEKEPGVPVRYPYFRLFE from the coding sequence ATGAATCCAGGCTTGCAGTACCCGATGTTTGGGCCTGAAATACAGTGTCCCCATTGTCGCCAGACTATTCCGGCGCTGACATTAACAGATACCTATTTGTGTACGCGTCATGGCGCGTTTGAAGCTAATCCTAAAAATGGAGAGTTAATCCATTTGCAATCGGGGCGTCATTGGCGGAGATGGAATAATGAATGGTATAGACAGCATACTCATCCCGATGGTATTCGCTTTGAAATTCACGAAGCATTAGATAAGCTCTATACCCAAGGCTTTCGAGCAACAAGAGTAATTATTGCTCGGCGCTATCAGGAATTGATGAGTGGCTACTTGGAACGCAGCACACCTTGGCGTTCTGGACAACCAGAAGCTACTGCTGCGCGTTTATACGGCTTACCTGTGGAGTTTAGCCCCGATACCTCAGATGATCCGTGTTGGGAAGTAATTAATTTTGACTTGGAAAAAGAACCTGGCGTCCCTGTACGCTACCCTTATTTCAGGTTGTTTGAGTGA